The following is a genomic window from Nitrosomonas communis.
GCTCGGTTATCGCATCAAGTTACTCGGTATTACCAAACGTGTAGCGAAAGGCATCGAACTACGTGTGCATCCTACCCTCATCCCTATTAAAAGATTGATCGCTAATGTGGAAGGCGTGATGAATGCGGTAGTCGTCAAAGGCGACGCCGTCGGACCGACACTTTACTATGGAGCAGGTGCAGGCGCAGAACCGACAGCCAGCTCGGTCATAGCTGACTTGGTCGATGTGGCACGTTTACTGACCGCCGATCCGGAACATCGCGTGCCTTATCTCGCATTTCTGCCAGAATTATTATCAAATATTCCGATCGTGCCGATGGAAGAGGTTGAAACTGCTTATTATCTTCGCTTACAGGTGATGGATCAACCCGGCGTTCTTGCTGATATCACACGCATCCTGGCTGATTCAGATATTTCGATCAACGCTATGGTGCAGAAAGAACATGCTGAGGAAGAGGATAAAGTCAATATCATCATGCTCACTCATACAACGATAGAAAAGAACATCATTGCAGCATTAGATAAAATTGAGAAATTACCTACCATGGCAGGAAAGATAGTGCGTATCCGTTTGGAAGAATTAAACAAATAAGCATGATGTAATTTGAGTCGAATTACCGCCTTTTTTCAAAATCAGTCTAGGATAGTCGCTTATTTCTTCTCCTCCCTTATTATTTCAATCAGAATATTATGCGTTATATCTCTACTCGCGGCGGTATGTCGCCAAGAACTTTTACTGAAATACTGCTGAGCGGCCTTGCGCCAGACGGCGGGCTCGCTGTACCTGAAGTTTATCCAAAGATTAGTCCGCCTGAACTTGAGGCATGGCGTCATCTGGATTATCCAGCGCTTGCATTTGAAGTGCTTTCTCGTTTCATGGATGATATTCCTGCTCATGATTTGCGCAACTTGATAGCGCGCACTTACACAGCGGAAGCATTTGGCAGCACAGACATTACACCGGCTAAAACCCTTGAACCCGGGTTGCACATTTTGTGTTTGTCAAATGGACCAACCTTAGCATTCAAAGATATCGCCATGCAGTTATTGGGAAATTTGTTTGAATATACATTGGCCAAGACAAATGCTGAACTGAATATACTCGGAGCAACTTCAGGTGATACCGGTTCAAGTGCTGAGTATGCCATGCGCGGCAAACGGGGTATCCGTGTATTCATGCTTTCACCACTTGGCAAAATGAGCCGTTTCCAAACCGCGCAAATGTTTTCCTTACAAGATGACAATATTTTTAATATTGCTATTCGCGGTGTCTTTGACGACTGCCAGGATATTGTCAAAGCAGTCAGTAATGATCATATCTTCAAAGAAAAATACCATATCGGCACGGTCAATTCGATCAACTGGGCGCGCATAGCTGCGCAGATCGTTTACTATTTCAAGGGGTATTTTGCAGTCACTCAATCCAATGATGAGCAAGTATCATTTTCTGTGCCATCGGGAAATTTTGGAAATATCTTCGCTGGCCATGTCGCGCGTATGATGGGGCTGCCAATCAGACAACTCATTCTAGCCACTAACGAAAATGACGTATTGGATGAGTTCTTTCGTACTGGGCTGTATCGGCCACGCACCACTACTGAAACACATCACACAAGCAGCCCCTCGATGGATATCTCCAAAGCTTCCAACTTTGAGAGATTTATCTTTGATCTGACAGACCGCAATGCGATGCGGGTTAAGGAATTATGGCAATCCATTGATAAAGGCAATGCCTTTGATCTATTTGGGACGGCTTTATGGGTCAAAACGAAAGAGTTTGGCTTTATTTCCGGAACCAGCCATCATGCGGCACGTATTGATACGATTCGCCAACTCTATCATGAGCACAAAGTTTTGATTGACACCCATACCGCGGATGGAGTAAAAGTGGGACTTGAATATCGCGAGCCGGGTATTCCGCTTATTTGCCTGGAAACCGCGCTACCTACAAAGTTTGCCGAAAGTATCAAGGAAGCTGTGGGATTGGAGCCAGCACGGCCTGCAGGATTTAAAAATCTGGAAGACCTACCTCAACGCTTTGAGGTCATCGATAAAGATGTAGATGCAATCAAGACTTTTATCTGCCAGAAGATTGAACAGACTTGATGATTAAGATTTCACTCTGAATAGATCAATTTTTTAAACTGCATCGATGCCATCACCCTGCCCTGCTATCTTGATCGGTGAATATTAACTGTTAAGAAACGGAGGAGCTTCAATCATGCGATTCTCAATTAGCCGGTATAATCCTGACAAAGATGAGAAACCTTACATGCAGGATTACGATATTGAGTTAGAGTCAACTGACAAAATGCTGCTGGATGCCTTGATTCGAATCAAGTCTCAGGATGATAGTCTTAGCTTGCGTCGCTCCTGCCGGGAAGGTGTATGTGGCTCAGATGCAATGAACATCAATGGCCGAAATGGATTAGCTTGCATCACTCCAATCGCTAGTCTGAAAGAACCGATAGAAATCCGCCCTCTGCCTGGCCTGCCGATTATTCGCGATTTAATCGTAGATATGACACAATTTTTTAAGCAATATCACTCGATCAAACCTTATTTGATCAATAATGATCCTCCTCCAGAGACCGAGCGATTGCAATCGCCGGAAGAAAGAGCTGAATTGGATGGGCTTTATGAATGTATCCTGTGTGCATGCTGTACCACAGCATGCCCCTCGTTCTGGTGGAACCCGGACAAATATGTCGGCCCTGCCGGCTTGCTGCAAGCTTACCGTTTCCTGGCTGACAGCCGCGATCAAGCTACTGCTGAACGATTGGATTATCTGGAAGATCCTTATCGCCTGTTTCGCTGCCATGAAATCATGAATTGTGTCGATGTCTGTCCAAAAGGATTACATCCCATGAACGCAATTAGTAAGATAAAAAATCTGCTAGTGAAAAGAACGATATGAAACAGCGAGAACGCCTTTATTGGCGTTGTCGGCGCGGCTTGCTAGAGCTGGATATTGTATTGCAGCGCTTTCTGGATAAATACTATGCGCAATTAGATGAAGCGCAGTTAAATACGTTTGAATCCTTACTCTTACTCCCTGATAATGATCTGTGGGATATAATTTCTTCTAAAAAAGAAGCACCAAGCGAAAACTTGAAGTCATTATTAAAGCTTCTTCAACAAAGTTAAGCAAACTTACGCTGTCAGTTATACTAAACTAAAGCGTGTAGATCCATCCTCAAACCATGGAGATAGATATGTCTGAACAACGTATAGCAACCTTGCTGCTTGGCGAGAATAAAGAACCGGTTGAGCTCCCGATTATGCCGGGTGCGATGGGTCCGGATACGATTGATATCCATACCCTCTATGCCAAGAGTGGCATGTTTACTTATGACCCTGGTTTTCTTTCTACGGCTAGCACAAAATCTGCTATTACATTTATTGATGGGGACAAGGGGATACTCCTCTATCGTGGCTACCCTATTGAGCAGTTAGCGACACAATGCGATTTCATGGAAGTCTGTTATTTGCTACTGAATGGCGAATTACCTTCTGACGAACAAAAAAAGCAATTTGTTCATGCTATCAAGAGCCATACCATGCTGCATGAACAACTGGTCAGATTTTATAGTGGATTCCGCAGAGATGCTCACCCTATGGCAGTAATGGTGGGGGTAGTGGGTGCCTTGTCAGCCTTTTACCATGAAGCGATGGATATATCAGATGCGGTTCATCGTGAGCAATCCGCCTTCCGACTGATTGCCAAACTACCGACGATTGCGGCCATGGCTTATAAATACAATATTGGACAACCCTTCATTTATCCACGCAACGATTTAAGCTATGCTGCAAATTTTCTGCACATGATGTTTGCCACACCTGCTGAACATTATGAGCCCAATCCGGTTTTCGTAAAAGCGTTAGATCGTATTTTAATTCTTCACGCTGATCATGAACAAAACGCCTCAACTTCTACAGTCCGCCTGGCAGGTTCCAGTGGCGCCAATCCATTTGCCTGTATTTCTGCTGGCATCGCCTGTTTATGGGGTCCCGCGCATGGGGGCGCAAATGAAGCATGCCTTAACATGCTGGAGGAAATTGGCGATACTTCACGCATCACTGAATATATCAAACGCGCGAAAGACAAGAATGATCCTTTCCGCCTGATGGGCTTCGGTCATCGGGTATACAAAAATTTTGATCCACGCGCAAAACTGATGCGTGAAACCTGCCACGAGGTATTAGATGAAATGGGGCTCCATAACAATCGCCTTTTCAAGCTCGCCTTGGAGCTAGAGAAAATTGCTCTGGAAGATGATTATTTCATTACTAAAAAACTTTATCCCAATGTCGATTTTTACTCTGGCATCATACAACGTGCATTAGGTATACCAACTTCTATGTTTACTGCAATTTTTGCAATGGCACGGACGGTGGGCTGGGTAGCTCAATGGAATGAAATGATCGCTGATCCCGATCAAAAAATTGGACGCCCTCGTCAGCTCTACACCGGTGTGACACAAAGAGATGTACCGTCGAAAGAAACTGACAAATAGTAAGATCAACCCTAAATTTTAGAAATAAATTTTATGTGTATAGGGGTAAAAAGGGAAAAACCATAAAATTAAATTAGCATTGTTGGAATACAGGTCGACCGGCCAAATAAATTAAACCATATTGTGCAGGTACAACCTATTGCAAGGTGCTTCCGTTTTTTAACATATAGCGAGTTTGGTCATGATGAGACAATTCTTTGAGAATTCAATATTATTTGGCATTAATGCTCCTTTTATCGAAGATCTCTATGAAAAATATCTCAGCAGCCCGGATTCAATACCTCTTGAATGGAGGAGTTATTTTGATTCATTGCAGCAGACCCTGACGATAACTGCACGAGATGTTCCCCATACTCCCATCATTGAATCATTTGTAAAACTCGCACAAACTCCTCCATCTGAAAAACGTGTTGGCAGCTTATCAGTCGCTCCTTCTTTAGTCCCGTCTGAGGCTAAGGAACGTAAACAAATAGCTGTTCTCCAGCTTATCAACATGTACCGCTTTCTTGGGGCGCGTCTGGCGCGTCTCGATCCACTCAATCATCAGCAAATATCGGATACACCAGAACTCGACCCGGCTTTTTATGAATTAACTGAAGCCGATATGGAAACCGTTTTTAATACTGGTTCACTGGTAGATCAGGAGCATGCGCCATTAAAGGAAATTTTACAAATACTGCGGCAAACTTACTGCGGCACCATTGGCGCAGAATATATGTTTATTACTGATTTAAAGCAGAAGCGCTGGATTCAGAATCGTGTGGAAGGTCCGCGCTCCCAGCCCAGCCTTACTGCTGATTACAAACGACATATCCTTGAACGCCTGACTGCTGCAGAGGGTCTGGAAAAATACCTTCACACTCGCTATGTTGGACAAAAGCGTTTCTCTGGTGAAGGAAATGAAAGCCTGATTCCTTTACTGGATAAATTGTTACAACATGCGGGCGAAGTTGGCGTACAAGAAATCGTGATTGGCATGGCACATCGAGGCAGACTGAATGTGCTGGTTAACACGTTAGGCAAAATGCCCTCAGATTTGTTTCTGGAATTCGAAGGAAAAAAAGTGCAGACGCTCGCCGCCGGCGATGTCAAGTATCATCAGGGATTCTCGTCCGCTGTGATGACACCGGGTGGAATTGTATATCTTGCCCTTGCGTTTAATCCTTCCCACCTTGAAATCGTTAACCCTGTGGTGGAAGGCTCAGTTCTTGCCCGTCAGCATCGTTTGCAGGATAAAAAAGGAGAGTTAGTCATTCCTGTGTTGCTGCATGGCGATGCAGCCTTCTCTGGGCAAGGAGTGGTAATGGAAACATTAAACTTGTCGCAAACACGAGGCTACGGTACAGGCGGTACCGTTCATATCATCATTAATAACCAGATCGGCTTTACTACCTCCGACCCTCGTGACAGCCGCTCCACCCTTTATTGCACCGATGTGGCAAAAATGATCGAAGCCCCTATTTTCCATGTCAATGGTGATGATCCTGAAGCTGTTGTCATGGTGACAGAAATTGCATTGGATTATCGCATGCAGTTCCACAAGGATGTTGTCATTGATTTAGTGTGTTTTCGCAGGCAAGGCCACAATGAGCAGGACGAGCCCATGGTCACGCAGCCCTCCATGTACCACATCATTAATAAACACCCTGGAACACGCAAGCTTTACATGGATAAGCTGGTCGCAGCAGGCATCATTACTGTGGCTGAGGCAGAAGCTATGGTCAAGGCCTACTATGATGCCATGGATGCAGGGAGCAACCCCAACAAAACCATTCTCTACGATTATAAATCACCTCACGCAACCAATTGGGTGCCTTTCCTTAATCCAGGTAAATGGAATCAACCAGTAAAAACAGGCGTTCCCATAGATAAGTTAGAATTCCTGGCAGAACGGCTAACGGATACTCCGGCGACCTTTAAATTGCATCCGAGGGTGGAAAAAATTATTGCCGATCGTCGTGAAATGGGAAAAGGAAACTTGCCACTGGATTGGGGAATGGCTGAAAATCTGGCCTACGCCTCACTACTGAAAGAGGGTTATCCCATCCGCTTCTCCGGGCAAGATAGTGGGCGCGGCACCTTTTTCCATCGCCATGCGGTATGGCATGATCAGAATCGCGAGCAGGAACAATGGGAAGATGGCATTTATGTACCGCTTCGTCATATTGCAGCCAAGCAGCCTGATTTCACGATTATCGATTCCATGCTCTCGGAAGAAGCCGTGTTAGGTTTCGAGTATGGTTATGCAACGGCTCAACCGAATGCACTCGTTATATGGGAGGCGCAGTTTGGTGACTTTGCTAATGTCGCACAAGTTGTCATTGACCAATTTATCACCTCGGGCGAAGCCAAATGGGGACGTTTATGCGGATTAGTCATGATGCTGCCGCATGGGTATGAGGGGCAAGGACCTGAACATTCATCGGCCCGGTTAGAGCGATTCCTGCAGTTATGTGCGGAATATAATATCCAGGTATGTGTTCCTTCCACGCCTTCCCAGATCTTTCATTTGTTACGACGGCAGATGATCCGTCCCATTCGCAAACCATTGATCATCATGATGCCCAAAAGCTTGCTTCGACATAAAGAATCGGTATCTTCATTAGAAGATCTCGCTAATGGTCAATTCCAAGCGGTCATTCCCGAAATCGAGCCTCTCAATGCAGATAGGGTAAGGCGTATCATTGGCTGTAGTGGCAAGATATATTATGAATTACTCGCCTATCGCCGCAAGCAAGGCATTACCGATATGGCCATCATTCGGATCGAACAGCTCTATCCCTTCCCACACGAAGATTTTCAAGTAGAAATAGATCGTTACCACAATGCCAAGGAAATCATCTGGTGCCAGGAAGAACCAGGCAACCAGGGAGCTTGGCACCGTATTCAACATTACATCCTTAGGCATAAGCGACCTGATCAGATTCTCAGCTACACTTTACGTCCTTCATCGGCATCACCTGCTGTTGGTTATCTGGAGTTGGATCGGTTCCAGCAGAAAGAACTGGTTGAGGCGGCATTTCGGGATAAAATTTAAAAAGGAAAGCAGATTATGTTAATCGAAGTCAAAGTACCACAATTGTCTGAATCGGTTGCTGAAGCCACTTTGATTTCCTGGCACAAGCAGCAAGGTGAGATGGTCAATCGCGGTGAAAATCTTATTGATGTTGAAACTGACAAAGTAGTTCTCGAGCTACCTGCTCCGCAGCAAGGTATTCTAGCTGAAATTATTAAGGGGGATGGTACGACAGTAAAAAGTGGCGAAGTAATCGCTAAAATAGAGACAGAGATTCGGGAAGCCAAAGAACAACCTAAGGTTGAAGCAATGACTGAAAAAAAAACCACATCCTCTGAAGCCTCAGGAAGTGAGGAAACACCCTCCGTAGAAGAAACTGAGCCGGTCACACCAAAGCTAATGCCTGCAGCTAAAAAAGTGGCTGAAGAAAACAATCTCAGCTTGGATGATCTCAATGTTATTAAAGGAACAGGACGTGATAGCCGCATCACTAAGGAAGATATCCTAGCCTATGTGAAAAATAAGACCCTTACCTCTCAAGCAAAAACTAAAATGCCTGAGACAGTGGTAATGCCTGCAACCGGAAATCGACCTGAACAACGCGTGCCAATGACTAGATTACGCATGCGTATTGCTGAGCGGTTGGTACAGTCTCAAGCAACCACTGCCACCCTGACGACATTCAAT
Proteins encoded in this region:
- the odhB gene encoding 2-oxoglutarate dehydrogenase complex dihydrolipoyllysine-residue succinyltransferase, encoding MLIEVKVPQLSESVAEATLISWHKQQGEMVNRGENLIDVETDKVVLELPAPQQGILAEIIKGDGTTVKSGEVIAKIETEIREAKEQPKVEAMTEKKTTSSEASGSEETPSVEETEPVTPKLMPAAKKVAEENNLSLDDLNVIKGTGRDSRITKEDILAYVKNKTLTSQAKTKMPETVVMPATGNRPEQRVPMTRLRMRIAERLVQSQATTATLTTFNEVNMQAIIDLRTRYKDTFEKEHGVKLGITSFFVKAAVAALKKFPIINASVDGNDIVYHGYYDIGIAVASPRGLVVPIIRNADQLSLAEIEKQIADFSKRAHEGKLTIEELMGGTFSITNGGVFGSMLSTPIINPPQSAILGIHATKQRPVVENGQIVIRPINYLALSYDHRIIDGREAVLSLVAIKEALEYPVSPLFEQ
- a CDS encoding FAD assembly factor SdhE, which gives rise to MKQRERLYWRCRRGLLELDIVLQRFLDKYYAQLDEAQLNTFESLLLLPDNDLWDIISSKKEAPSENLKSLLKLLQQS
- a CDS encoding succinate dehydrogenase iron-sulfur subunit, with protein sequence MRFSISRYNPDKDEKPYMQDYDIELESTDKMLLDALIRIKSQDDSLSLRRSCREGVCGSDAMNINGRNGLACITPIASLKEPIEIRPLPGLPIIRDLIVDMTQFFKQYHSIKPYLINNDPPPETERLQSPEERAELDGLYECILCACCTTACPSFWWNPDKYVGPAGLLQAYRFLADSRDQATAERLDYLEDPYRLFRCHEIMNCVDVCPKGLHPMNAISKIKNLLVKRTI
- a CDS encoding 2-oxoglutarate dehydrogenase E1 component, giving the protein MMRQFFENSILFGINAPFIEDLYEKYLSSPDSIPLEWRSYFDSLQQTLTITARDVPHTPIIESFVKLAQTPPSEKRVGSLSVAPSLVPSEAKERKQIAVLQLINMYRFLGARLARLDPLNHQQISDTPELDPAFYELTEADMETVFNTGSLVDQEHAPLKEILQILRQTYCGTIGAEYMFITDLKQKRWIQNRVEGPRSQPSLTADYKRHILERLTAAEGLEKYLHTRYVGQKRFSGEGNESLIPLLDKLLQHAGEVGVQEIVIGMAHRGRLNVLVNTLGKMPSDLFLEFEGKKVQTLAAGDVKYHQGFSSAVMTPGGIVYLALAFNPSHLEIVNPVVEGSVLARQHRLQDKKGELVIPVLLHGDAAFSGQGVVMETLNLSQTRGYGTGGTVHIIINNQIGFTTSDPRDSRSTLYCTDVAKMIEAPIFHVNGDDPEAVVMVTEIALDYRMQFHKDVVIDLVCFRRQGHNEQDEPMVTQPSMYHIINKHPGTRKLYMDKLVAAGIITVAEAEAMVKAYYDAMDAGSNPNKTILYDYKSPHATNWVPFLNPGKWNQPVKTGVPIDKLEFLAERLTDTPATFKLHPRVEKIIADRREMGKGNLPLDWGMAENLAYASLLKEGYPIRFSGQDSGRGTFFHRHAVWHDQNREQEQWEDGIYVPLRHIAAKQPDFTIIDSMLSEEAVLGFEYGYATAQPNALVIWEAQFGDFANVAQVVIDQFITSGEAKWGRLCGLVMMLPHGYEGQGPEHSSARLERFLQLCAEYNIQVCVPSTPSQIFHLLRRQMIRPIRKPLIIMMPKSLLRHKESVSSLEDLANGQFQAVIPEIEPLNADRVRRIIGCSGKIYYELLAYRRKQGITDMAIIRIEQLYPFPHEDFQVEIDRYHNAKEIIWCQEEPGNQGAWHRIQHYILRHKRPDQILSYTLRPSSASPAVGYLELDRFQQKELVEAAFRDKI
- the gltA gene encoding citrate synthase; protein product: MSEQRIATLLLGENKEPVELPIMPGAMGPDTIDIHTLYAKSGMFTYDPGFLSTASTKSAITFIDGDKGILLYRGYPIEQLATQCDFMEVCYLLLNGELPSDEQKKQFVHAIKSHTMLHEQLVRFYSGFRRDAHPMAVMVGVVGALSAFYHEAMDISDAVHREQSAFRLIAKLPTIAAMAYKYNIGQPFIYPRNDLSYAANFLHMMFATPAEHYEPNPVFVKALDRILILHADHEQNASTSTVRLAGSSGANPFACISAGIACLWGPAHGGANEACLNMLEEIGDTSRITEYIKRAKDKNDPFRLMGFGHRVYKNFDPRAKLMRETCHEVLDEMGLHNNRLFKLALELEKIALEDDYFITKKLYPNVDFYSGIIQRALGIPTSMFTAIFAMARTVGWVAQWNEMIADPDQKIGRPRQLYTGVTQRDVPSKETDK
- the thrC gene encoding threonine synthase, with protein sequence MRYISTRGGMSPRTFTEILLSGLAPDGGLAVPEVYPKISPPELEAWRHLDYPALAFEVLSRFMDDIPAHDLRNLIARTYTAEAFGSTDITPAKTLEPGLHILCLSNGPTLAFKDIAMQLLGNLFEYTLAKTNAELNILGATSGDTGSSAEYAMRGKRGIRVFMLSPLGKMSRFQTAQMFSLQDDNIFNIAIRGVFDDCQDIVKAVSNDHIFKEKYHIGTVNSINWARIAAQIVYYFKGYFAVTQSNDEQVSFSVPSGNFGNIFAGHVARMMGLPIRQLILATNENDVLDEFFRTGLYRPRTTTETHHTSSPSMDISKASNFERFIFDLTDRNAMRVKELWQSIDKGNAFDLFGTALWVKTKEFGFISGTSHHAARIDTIRQLYHEHKVLIDTHTADGVKVGLEYREPGIPLICLETALPTKFAESIKEAVGLEPARPAGFKNLEDLPQRFEVIDKDVDAIKTFICQKIEQT